In a genomic window of Larus michahellis chromosome 3, bLarMic1.1, whole genome shotgun sequence:
- the LOC141740515 gene encoding protein ELYS-like — MRDLTAEVTSSLLQFPEVTLQALGEDEGTLGSVLCGKFSGGRNGLAWLARGPHLEVVNCVTGERLSAYRFSGVNEQPPTVRVVKEFSWEKRTGLLVGLEDAEGSVLCLYDLGLSRVVKAVVLPGRVTAIEPIANHGGPSVSTQHLHQSLRWLFGVAAVATDAGHLLLVDLSLDDCSCTQNDIEALDLEVVTKNPAEVAQRRETATSEGRCLCFQLQNASGTAVSALCYISRSNQLVVGFSDGYLSLWNMKTLKREHHSQLEGGRIPVYAVTFQELENDPRNCCYLWAVQSTQESEGDVVSLHLLQLAFGDRKRVASGQVMYEGLEYRGKKFSLDLTGGVFPLRGQTRSTKLISCQTVEKFRSDVDGEDSVNEVTSPDTSVSVFSWQVNTYGQGKPSTYLGVFDINRWYSAQMPDSVRPEEFPHECPYFALWSLDTVVSVTSPKLLLDILVHERSLSRGVPPSYPPPERFFHPGNYNFDGTCLLTSGVVHMTCTGFQKETLNFLKKSGPSIWEAIQDSYNRCLVAGLLSPRPVDVQPSSLSQEEQLEAVLSAAVQTGSVGLLTGCIKHWISEEQPRSAGNLRFVLEWTWNQVISTKEEFDQICVPLFDGSCNFIDPQTLRSLQRCQLLLSNLSTVLNCFLTEAQELTEKGFADVTNKQAVTGLISLYARVVIWFCRSGLLPEGLDDDTRLSRPFYNYPLIESYYTGHRQKLERLSRGKWDSDCLMVDGMVSQLGDQVEKLWRRDAGGTGKYPPASLHALLDLYLLESIEENCKHAITIYLLLDIKRSFPSETETSIDSFATAFGIPWGLVKLVEGFWLLDHNDYENSLALLFHPATIKTASWQHKRIIQSLLCQGEHGQALRYIQLMRPPTASSGEVQLLLTVLLSNRCMVEAWGLLHQHAAQANLEDLLKRMYEMCREMGLMEDLLKLPFTDTEQECLEKFLRTSAGVQNQEFLLVYHLQRANYIAALELNQSMNVNLMNDGDHRLTDRAVARNSLLAQYDKILPRIERQLAVERAKLYHLPALASREVSRPKPLTPVRKQAKAGNVRRRPNFLAKILSRIKESWAGMKEKTGFSQGGF; from the exons atgcgagacctaacagctgaggtaacgagcagtctgctgcagtttccagaggtgactcttcaggcacttggggaagatgagggaaccctcggctcTGTGCTGTGCGGGaagttttctggag ggagaaacggcctggcgtggttggcacgtggtcctcaccttgaggtggtgaactgtgtgacaggagagcggctctctgcgtaccgtttcagtggagtcaatgaacagcctcccactgttcgtgtggtgaaggagttttcctgggagaagagaactggactgctggttgggttggaagacgcagagggaagtgttctctgtctgtacgaccttggactctcaagagtggttaaagcagttgttcttcccgggagg gtaaccgctatagaacccatagcgaatcacggaggacccagcgtgagcactcagcacctccatcagagtctgcgatggctctttggggtggcagcagtggctacagatgctggccatctacttctggttgatcttagtttggatgattgctcctgcactcagaatgatatcgaagcattgg atctagaagttgtcactaaaaatcctgctgaagttgcacaaagaagagaaactgcgaccagcgaagggaggtgtctctgttttcaactacaaaatgcttccggaacagcagtatcagccctgtgctacataagcagaagcaaccagctcgttgtgggtttctcggatggctacctgtcgctctggaatatgaaaacgttgaagagaga gcaccactctcagcttgaaggagggaggattcctgtctatgctgtcacttttcaagagctggagaatgatcctcgcaattgttgctacttgtgggctgttcagtctacgcaggaaag tgaaggggatgtggtgagtttacacctgctgcagttagcgtttggtgacagaaaacgcgtggcctcaggacaagtcatgtatgag ggtttggaataccgtggcaaaaagttcagtttagatctcacgggtggagtctttcccttgagaggccagacgAGGAGTacgaaattaatcagctgccagactgtcgaaaaattccgcagcgacgttgacggagaggatagcgtaaatgaag tcacgtctcctgacaccagtgtctcagtcttcagttggcaagtgaatacgtacggtcagggaaaaccatctacttacctgggtgtatttgacattaatcgctggtattctgctcaaatgccagattcagtaag gccggaagaattccctcatgagtgcccctattttgcactgtggtcgctggataccgtagtgagcgtgacttctccgaagctccttttggatattctggtccatgagcggagtctaagtcggggagttcctccttcttatccaccacctgagcggttttttcatccaggcaactataactttg atggtacgtgcttgctgacctccggagtcgttcacatgacttgcaccggcttccagaaggag accttgaattttttgaagaaatctggcccttcaatatgggaagccattcaggatagctacaataggtgtcttgtagctggcttgctgtctccaagaccagttgatgtccagccatccagtttgagtcag gaggagcagctggaagcagtattgtcagctgctgtccagacaggttctgtgggacttctgactggatgcattaaacattggatatctgaag agcagccaaggtctgctggtaatttacggtttgttcttgagtggacatggaaccaagtgatctctacaaaggaagaatttgaccaaatct gtgttccgctgtttgatggctcttgcaacttcattgacccccagacattacggtctctccagcgctgccagttgcttttgagcaaccttagcacggtcttaaactgttttctcacagaagcacaagagcttactgaaaaag gttttgcagacgtgacaaataagcaagcggtaaccggcctcatttctttgtatgcacgagtggtcatctggttctgtcgatccggtctccttccagagggtttag atgacgatacgcgtttgtcaagacctttctacaattatcctctgattgagagctactatactggtcaccgacagaaacttgagcgtttatcaag aggaaaatgggactcggactgcttgatggttgatggaatggtttcccagttaggagaccaagtggagaagctgtggcggagagatgcaggaggaactgggaaatacccgcctgccagtttgcat gcactgctggatctctatttgctagaaagcattgaagaaaactgcaaacacgcaatt acaatttacttgctgctggatatcaagcgttcctttccgagtgagacagaaacttcaatcgactccttcgcaactgcctttggcatcccctggggacttgttaagcttgttgaaggtttttggcttctagatcacaatgattacgaa aattcactggccctgctctttcatcccgctacaatcaaaaccgcgtcatggcagcacaagagaattattcagtccctcctgtgccaaggggagcatgggcaagccctcagatacatccagctgatgaggccacccacggcaagcagcggggaagtgcagcttctcctcactgtgttgctctccaatag gtgcatggtggaggcttggggtctgttgcaccaacatgccgctcaggcaaacttagaagacctcttaaaacgcatgtacgaaatgtgccgggagatgggcctgatggaagacttgctgaagctgcctttcacagacaccgaacaa gagtgtttggagaagtttttaaggaccagtgctggtgttcagaatcaagaattccttttagtctaccatctgcagcgtgccaactacattgcagcactagagctgaatcagtccatgaacgtcaatcttatg aacgacggcgatcatcgcttgaccgacagagcagttgccagaaattctctattagcccaatatgacaagatccttccacgaattgaaaggcagctggccgtagagagagccaagctttaccatttgcctgcactggcctcaagagaag tctcaagaccaaagccattaactccagtaagaaaacaagcgaaagcaggaaatgtgcgtcgaagaccaaattttctggcaaaaatattgtccagaattaaagaatcctgggcaggaatgaaggagaaaaccggtttctcacaaggtggattttaa